A genomic segment from Zygotorulaspora mrakii chromosome 1, complete sequence encodes:
- a CDS encoding uncharacterized protein (similar to Saccharomyces cerevisiae YNR021W; ancestral locus Anc_6.320) has product MATFLRPLLVAMEKVNNLNGKYLKLTFEEQKELGIVGRFKVYNWTFEMICLGILGLIFAFYKVGMLINENRAKRMFSSISDFCKDELKFARVGFNSKDGSKLLYIEERGKTWFSTFATGRSAVESLSVKTHMLSRSNPIAMITEYLLNFFFPSLAVQDIGEYCEVVIKPSGVFVSTETAKVNENSGEVLNNFKFITSVVNKAAMNELRRENYYLSLTRTSESAKLPIEYVYMSELNQLNEFFHHYASPNFNETLKNASQLVKFIGFTDLPTTKPLTDKLWVANQQPRVVIRTSIPASQQDLKIFNEVLYSVVELIDNFTRDLQQKSPSVFITHDILKKSNQLRVQELAKIIKAAKQVEREMAQEKKQEAEKEKRRQMKASGEQEKYDQRMKEKRERRQKNRQKTRM; this is encoded by the coding sequence ATGGCGACTTTTTTGAGGCCCCTACTGGTGGCTATGGAAAAGGTCAACAATCTCAATGGAAAGTACTTGAAATTGACTTTCGAGGAGCAAAAGGAGTTGGGGATTGTTGGAAGATTCAAGGTCTACAATTGGACATTTGAAATGATTTGTTTGGGAATTTTGGGATTGATATTTGCTTTTTACAAAGTTGGCATGTTGATAAACGAGAATCGAGCAAAGAGAATGTTTAGTTCAATATCagatttttgcaaagatgAGCTCAAATTTGCCCGTGTTGGTTTCAACAGTAAAGACGGATCTAAACTGTTGTATATTGAGGAACGCGGTAAGACTTGGTTTAGCACTTTCGCCACCGGTCGTTCTGCTGTTGAGAGCTTGAGTGTCAAGACTCATATGCTTTCCCGCAGCAATCCTATAGCGATGATAACAGAGtaccttttgaatttttttttccccAGTTTGGCAGTCCAGGACATTGGTGAGTATTGTGAAGTTGTTATCAAGCCAAGCGGTGTATTCGTTAGCACCGAAACTGCTAAAGtcaatgaaaattctgGTGAAGTATTGAAcaacttcaaattcatcacTTCAGTGGTCAATAAAGCTGCTATGAATGAGCTACGTCGTGAAAACTATTATCTTTCATTAACGCGTACTAGTGAAAGTGCAAAACTACCTATTGAGTATGTTTACATGTCtgaattgaatcaattgaatgagTTTTTCCATCATTATGCAAGTCCAAACTTCAATGAGACCTTAAAGAATGCAAGTCAACTCGTTAAATTCATTGGGTTTACCGATTTACCTACCACTAAACCGTTAACTGATAAATTGTGGGTCGCCAATCAACAACCTCGTGTTGTTATTCGCACATCCATCCCGGCAAGTCAACAAgatctcaaaattttcaatgaagtTCTATACTCTGTGGTTGAACTCATTGACAATTTCACTCGCGATTTGCAGCAAAAATCTCCATCGGTTTTCATAACACACGATATCTTGAAGAAGTCAAACCAGTTAAGAGTCCAAGAACTAGCCAAAATTATTAAAGCTGCCAAACaagttgaaagagaaatggctcaagagaagaagcaagaagctgaaaaggagaaaagaCGTCAAATGAAGGCATCCGGTgagcaagaaaaatatgatcaaaggatgaaagaaaagagagaaagaCGTCAAAAGAACAGACAAAAGACTAGAATGTAA
- the ATP23 gene encoding putative metalloprotease (similar to Saccharomyces cerevisiae ATP23 (YNR020C); ancestral locus Anc_6.318) — protein MPDNDIVAPPPKEEIKKPDPPKDANSAKGFQWWRRTFQYKTGLGLTPEEKKQYENDYQYILQRQQCQTCYEYRDWMLKYSPTVRFMAQQISKLNSKSNNGDTLPFDESKIICDVCPDWKSGGFHPELGILICQNRLRDKWHLEDTLAHEMVHYFDNLKWQVDWLNLKHHACSEIRASSLSGECRFSQEFARRGFGFGLNRGHQECVKRRATLSVMGNPNCKDEKQAKKVVAEVWDSCFNDTRPFEEIYR, from the coding sequence ATGCCTGATAATGACATTGTAGCACCACCACCgaaggaagaaatcaaaaaacCTGATCCTCCGAAGGATGCTAATTCAGCTAAAGGATTTCAATGGTGGAGACGAACATTTCAATATAAGACTGGTTTAGGTCTAACACCCgaggagaaaaaacaaTACGAGAACGATTATCAATATATTCTTCAACGTCAACAATGTCAAACTTGCTACGAATACAGAGATTGGATGCTTAAATACTCCCCAACGGTTAGATTTATGGCACAACAAATTTCGAAATTAAACTCAAAAAGTAATAATGGGGACACATTACCATTTGACGAATCAAAAATAATTTGTGACGTATGTCCGGACTGGAAAAGTGGTGGATTTCATCCAGAGCTTGGCATCTTGATCTGTCAGAATAGGTTACGTGATAAATGGCATCTGGAAGATACATTGGCTCACGAAATGGttcattattttgataATCTAAAGTGGCAGGTGGATTGGTTGAACTTGAAGCATCATGCTTGTTCTGAAATCAGGGCTTCTTCATTGAGCGGTGAATGCCGATTTTCTCAAGAATTTGCAAGAAGAGGATTTGGCTTTGGATTAAATAGAGGCCACCAGGAATGTGTGAAGAGAAGAGCTACCCTGAGTGTGATGGGCAATCCCAACTGCAAAGACGAAAAGCaggcaaaaaaagttgTCGCCGAAGTTTGGGATAGTTGCTTCAATGATACGCGTCCATTCGAAGAGATATACAGGTAA
- a CDS encoding uncharacterized protein (similar to Saccharomyces cerevisiae ARE1 (YCR048W) and ARE2 (YNR019W); ancestral locus Anc_6.317): MADGLLKDEQFLRIQKLNSTDGKRRSIMLDDVSDGGNLQEFSENSSYDAPEHEETVTEITVNADEDGNLPNIKVVPQGDLGKDSIQEKVQSSTAKEDFDVADGDSADDGGESKGKAADNSQLDDGSFTVHLKKLHTKEKLRFRRDSNQKVSFFGDVAFDSRPSILDGSIDQKIRSSFEGPTLEKQIRAAKLMRRNLKVNSEDKIVIEADSLNPNFSGLYVLFWLTVALTCAKVCINYYLEHNGNLWESEILKFMTSDLLTVALVDLVMYLNTYFVLIIHFLCKRKYMKWDNTGFVLVSIYELAFVSFYMYLTENILKLHWVAKIFLFLHSLVLLMKMHSFAFYNGYLWGILDELNFSKNALAKAKDNDNTDPQIIATLERSKGFCAFELESQSKKVPFPENINLKNFFTYSMFPTLVYQIEYPRTERIRWGYVLEKLCAIFGIIFVMMVLAQTYMYPLAIKALEIRDSQWTTLADRLKKWSFILVDYIPSFIAMYLLTFYLIWDAILNCIAELTRFGDRYFYGDWWNCVSWDEFSRIWNVPVHKFLLRHVYHSSMSALKLNKNQATLVTFFLSAVVHELAMYVLFKRLRSYLFFFQMGQLPLVALSNSRFLKKRTIIGNVIFWIGICTGPSVLCTLYLTI, encoded by the coding sequence ATGGCTGATGGATTACTGAAGGATGAACAGTTTCTGAGGATTCAGAAACTGAATTCTACCGATGGCAAGCGCCGCTCCATAATGCTGGACGACGTCAGTGACGGTGGGaatcttcaagaattcTCTGAAAACAGCTCTTACGACGCACCGGAACATGAAGAGACGGTCACAGAGATAACGGTAAACGCTGACGAAGATGGCAATTTGCCCAACATCAAGGTGGTCCCGCAAGGTGATTTGGGTAAGGATAGTATACAAGAGAAGGTGCAAAGTAGCACGgcaaaagaagattttgatgtTGCTGATGGGGACTCGGCAGACGATGGCGGAGAAAGTAAGGGTAAGGCGGCCGATAATTCTCAGTTGGATGATGGCAGCTTCACTGTACATCTGAAAAAGTTGCATACGAAGGAGAAACTAAGGTTTCGGAGAGACTCTAACCAGAAGGTTTCCTTCTTTGGGGATGTTGCATTCGATTCTCGTCCAAGTATTCTAGATGGATCCATAGACCAAAAGATTCGGAGCAGTTTTGAAGGACCAACTCTGGAAAAACAGATTAGAGCAGCTAAGTTGATGCGCAGAAATCTGAAGGTCAACAGTGAGGATAAGATTGTTATAGAAGCAGACTCTCTAAACCCAAACTTCTCAGGTTTATATGTCTTATTTTGGTTAACTGTTGCGTTAACATGCGCGAAGGTTTGCATCAACTATTATTTGGAGCATAATGGTAATTTATGGGAATCTGAGATTTTAAAATTCATGACGAGTGACCTTTTAACTGTTGCTTTAGTGGATCTTGTCATGTATTTGAACACCTATTTCGTTTTAATCATCCATTTTCTGTGCAAAAGAAAGTATATGAAGTGGGATAATACTGGCTTTGTTTTAGTCTCCATATATGAACTAGCATTTGTCAGCTTTTACATGTACCTAactgaaaatattttaaaaTTGCATTGGGTTGccaaaattttccttttcttacATTCTTTGGTtctattgatgaaaatgcatTCATTCGCATTTTACAATGGCTACTTATGGGGAATTCTTGATGAactgaatttttcaaagaatgcCCTAGCTAAAGCAAAGGACAATGATAATACCGATCCGCAGATTATTGCAACTCTAGAAAGGAGTAAAGGGTTTTGTGCTTTTGAGCTTGAATCCCAATCCAAAAAGGTACCATTCCCTGAGAatataaatttgaaaaatttcttcacaTATTCTATGTTCCCAACACTGgtttatcaaattgaatatcCGAGAACCGAAAGAATTAGATGGGGATACGTTCTTGAGAAACTTTGTGCAATTTTTGGTATTATTTTTGTTATGATGGTTCTAGCTCAAACTTACATGTATCCCCTTGCTATTAAGGCATTGGAGATTCGTGATTCACAATGGACTACTTTGGCTGAtagattgaaaaaatggagtTTCATTTTAGTGGATTACATTCCAAGTTTTATCGCAATGTACCTATTAactttttatttgatttgGGATGCTATTTTAAACTGTATTGCCGAGTTGACGCGATTTGGCGATAGATACTTTTATGGTGATTGGTGGAATTGTGTTTCTTGGGATGAATTTAGCCGTATATGGAATGTCCCAGTCCATAAATTTTTACTGAGACACGTATACCATAGTTCCATGAGTGctctgaaattgaataaaaacCAAGCAACTTTGGTTACTTTTTTCCTCAGCGCTGTGGTGCATGAATTGGCCATGTATGTCTTATTCAAGAGATTGAGAAGTTActtattctttttccaaatggGCCAGTTGCCATTAGTCGCCTTGAGCAATTCAAGATTtctaaagaaaagaacCATCATAGGTAATGTGATTTTCTGGATTGGTATCTGCACCGGACCAAGTGTTTTGTGCACTCTCTATTTGACAATTTAG
- a CDS encoding uncharacterized protein (similar to Saccharomyces cerevisiae YCR051W; ancestral locus Anc_6.319) produces the protein MNIWIAASDGKQEVVEQLLAQGSGIDSNVKDPNGYTPVHAAAAYGHIELLKKLCKDYNGDINVRDGDGDTPLHHCEDLNTAKVIVEDLGADTTLTNNEKKTALQSFEEDGEFPDLINYMKSISGIPQEQDSLGIDVSQLNEFKNSIRYTLENDPVDESDPESLARRQKLEAIIQGDNAEQELENYIRDIIRNQLMPQDDDPQGTKRRK, from the coding sequence ATGAATATCTGGATAGCTGCAAGCGATGGTAAACAGGAAGTAGTGGAGCAACTGCTAGCTCAAGGTTCTGGCATCGACTCCAACGTGAAGGATCCTAATGGTTACACGCCAGTCCATGCTGCTGCCGCCTATGGGCACATTGAACTACTGAAGAAGCTTTGCAAAGACTATAACGGTGATATTAATGTGAGAGATGGGGATGGTGATACTCCTCTGCATCATTGTGAGGATCTGAACACTGCCAAAGTCATAGTGGAAGATCTGGGCGCTGATACCACACTGACTAACaacgaaaagaaaacagcATTACAAAGTTTCGAGGAAGATGGTGAATTTCCAGATCTAATAAACTACATGAAGTCAATAAGTGGCATTCCTCAAGAGCAGGACAGTCTTGGAATCGACGTGAGCCAACTTAACGAATTCAAGAACAGCATACGTTATACATTAGAAAATGACCCCGTTGATGAATCTGACCCAGAGTCCCTTGCCAGAAGACAGAAACTGGAGGCTATTATTCAGGGAGACAACGCTGAGCAAGAATTAGAAAACTACATAAGAGACATCATTCGGAACCAGTTGATGCCTCAAGACGATGATCCACAAGGCACCAAACGCAGAAAGTGA
- the BUD23 gene encoding 18S rRNA (guanine1575-N7)-methyltransferase (similar to Saccharomyces cerevisiae BUD23 (YCR047C); ancestral locus Anc_6.316) produces the protein MSRPEELAPPEIFYNDAESQKYTSSTRVQHIQAKMTLRALELLNIPPGSFVLDVGCGSGLSGEILTEEYGHVWCGMDISPSMLAVGLTRELEGDLMLQDMGQGVPFRAGTFDAAISISAIQWLCNADTSYNDPQQRLMRFFNSLFASLKKGGKFVAQFYPKNDDQIQQIQHAAKVSGFSGGVVIDDPESKKNKKFYLVLSAGSPSGDERQMNLDGVTMDASEEPVRSRKANKKTKESNKTYILRKKELMKRRGRQVAKDSKFTGRKRRARF, from the coding sequence ATGTCACGCCCAGAAGAATTAGCTCCACCGGAGATCTTCTACAACGATGCGGAATCGCAAAAGTATACATCATCTACAAGAGTGCAGCACATCCAAGCAAAGATGACTCTTCGTGCGCTAGAACTGCTTAATATTCCTCCCGGTTCGTTCGTACTGGATGTGGGGTGCGGCTCTGGCCTCAGCGGCGAGATTTTAACGGAAGAATACGGTCACGTATGGTGCGGGATGGATATATCGCCTAGCATGCTCGCAGTGGGGCTTACCCGTGAATTGGAGGGGGATCTCATGCTGCAAGATATGGGCCAAGGTGTGCCGTTCCGCGCAGGTACTTTTGATGCAGCAATAAGTATTAGTGCTATCCAATGGCTCTGCAATGCAGACACTTCGTACAACGATCCACAGCAAAGATTgatgagatttttcaattcactTTTTGCATCACTGAAAAAAGGTGGCAAGTTTGTCGCACAGTTCTATCCAAAAAACGATGATCAGATTCAACAAATCCAGCATGCTGCCAAAGTTTCGGGTTTCAGCGGTGGTGTGGTTATCGATGATCCtgaatcaaagaaaaataaaaaattctaCCTTGTTCTGAGTGCTGGATCACCTAGTGGCGACGAAAGACAGATGAATCTAGATGGTGTTACCATGGACGCATCGGAAGAGCCCGTACGTTCAAGGAAGGCCAATAAGAAGACCAAGGAGTCCAATAAAACGTACATTCTGAGGAAAAAAGAgctgatgaaaagaagaggCAGGCAGGTCGCTAAGGACTCTAAGTTTAcaggaagaaaaaggagAGCCAGATTTTAG
- the MRPL50 gene encoding mitochondrial 54S ribosomal protein bL9m MRPL50 (similar to Saccharomyces cerevisiae MRPL50 (YNR022C); ancestral locus Anc_6.321) — MFKATAICGSALSKRTNKVKIQLLKDFPMFQLFKGQVVQVKPSFMRNYLHNYNGARYILKDTDIDETLLAQSREIEASKNTIDKAANLTLGGKKEMKKEAKSEVAEEKPKPKGILENDITIKDVKIPGLDL; from the coding sequence ATGTTCAAAGCTACTGCTATTTGTGGAAGTGCTTTATCCAAGCGGACTAACAAAGTCAAAATCCAGCTTTTAAAGGATTTCCCCATGTTTCAATTATTCAAAGGACAAGTAGTTCAGGTGAAACCATCGTTCATGCGTAACTATCTGCACAATTATAATGGGGCACGCTACATACTGAAGGACACAGATATTGATGAGACTCTTCTGGCCCAAAGCAGAGAAATAGAAGCGTCAAAGAACACTATTGATAAGGCAGCGAACCTCACACTGGGCggcaagaaagaaatgaagaaggaaGCTAAGTCAGAGGTTGCCGAGGAGAAACCCAAGCCAAAGGGAATTTTGGAGAATGATATAACCATAAAGGACGTAAAGATTCCAGGCCTTGATCTCTAG